Proteins found in one Erythrobacter sp. KY5 genomic segment:
- a CDS encoding multiubiquitin domain-containing protein yields the protein MKDDKEKSKSVTIVVEGTPHEWPKKEISYAEVVTLEEPNYTANSTITYSVTYKRGQGNKPEGTLAPGASVKVKEGMRFSVSETGQS from the coding sequence GTGAAAGACGACAAAGAAAAATCGAAATCGGTCACCATTGTGGTCGAAGGGACACCGCACGAATGGCCGAAGAAGGAAATCTCCTACGCCGAAGTCGTGACGTTGGAAGAGCCGAACTACACGGCCAATTCCACCATCACCTACTCAGTCACCTATAAGCGTGGTCAAGGCAATAAGCCTGAGGGCACCCTGGCGCCTGGAGCGTCTGTCAAAGTCAAAGAAGGGATGCGCTTCAGTGTTTCAGAAACTGGTCAGTCGTAA
- a CDS encoding TM0106 family RecB-like putative nuclease → MQRIDGEIRLSASDLMRFQGCRHATTMDLAYLNGEGPSPKADDPEAQLLQEQGDRHELDFLERLKREGTNVVEIETNDRPIAECVDATITAMRSGADVVFQGAILGEQWGGYSDFLERVDRPSQLGDWSYEVVDTKLKRQPDPKHVLQLCLYSDLLADMQGVHPELAHLELGDGSRFSVCLSEVSAYARRARSRLESFINEGPETHPEPVPACSLCRWASHCRSVWEEENSLALVAGMTRSQRDKARADGVKTMKELAVHDRRIPRLAKETQARLQVQAKLQQQRRDGGEPTFELRDPVVGRGFDLLPEPDEGDVFYDIEGDPFYPGGGLEYLHGLWFRDNDQWHFRAFWAHNREEEGDAARQLVDFLSERMARYPNAHIYHYANYEIAALRKLTSVHRTREAPLDQLQRERRFVDLYRIVSGAMVVSEDGYSIKDLEAFYMEKRDAEVSTAGASVVFYEQWRNDQDDTLLEKIEDYNRTDCISTQLLLDWLVSAVRPDRPWPKLGDAPSDAADQKVAEHQQEDEDLKRRLEPLAQNLGEPVATLLFDLSRFHEREDKPAYWAIFDRLSQESEELRDDLDCLQGLEAIGAAEKVTARSVERTYRFPEQETKLREGKRPCIKPESMPEDVGITALDMKQRTVTIRRSSSKPPLPDTLDLIPPRPFQNKILRNAIMDVIDRLIANDPALSAVRTLLTKSLPELTGRAEGSQIIAPDNEVVESSSQAIQAMNDTTIAIQGPPGTGKTYVSANAIVDLCASGQRVAVSSNSHRAIGNLLVAVAQRAREKGKNFNIVQKVSSPPDGPDDPMITVVTDNKAGEIGNAHIVGSTAWHFARYDDMPFDHLMIDEAGQVSLANVLAMARCAKNICLVGDPMQLPQPLQGAHPGESSLSSLEYLIGQYRVVPQERGIFLPVSRRMGSEICDFISTAVYEGKLTNDAGAAAQSLLSTDGNDLSGAILTSVEHRGCTQVSHEEIARIQEKVGSLVGATYVNREGKSRVIAHEDILVVAPYNAQVNQLREQLDPQVRVGTVDLFQGQEGPICLVSMTTSSGAEIPRGIDFLFSINRLNVAISRAQARAEVIANPALLDIKVGSVDEMKLVNTLCLLAERFETRPL, encoded by the coding sequence ATGCAACGAATTGATGGCGAAATCCGCCTCTCCGCTAGTGACCTAATGCGCTTCCAAGGTTGCCGACATGCAACGACGATGGACTTGGCGTATCTGAACGGGGAGGGACCATCGCCGAAAGCTGACGACCCGGAAGCGCAACTCCTTCAAGAGCAGGGCGATCGGCACGAACTCGACTTTCTTGAGCGCCTCAAACGTGAAGGGACAAATGTCGTAGAGATTGAAACCAATGATCGCCCCATCGCGGAATGCGTCGATGCAACAATCACGGCAATGCGATCCGGAGCAGATGTTGTTTTCCAAGGTGCCATACTTGGTGAACAGTGGGGCGGCTATTCCGATTTCCTCGAGCGTGTCGATCGTCCCTCACAACTCGGCGACTGGTCATACGAGGTGGTCGATACAAAGCTGAAGCGTCAGCCCGATCCCAAGCATGTGCTTCAGCTTTGCCTCTACAGCGACTTACTTGCCGATATGCAGGGAGTGCATCCGGAGCTTGCGCATCTAGAACTGGGCGACGGCTCGCGATTTTCAGTTTGTCTGTCCGAAGTCAGCGCTTATGCAAGGCGTGCGCGCAGCCGCTTAGAAAGCTTCATCAACGAGGGACCGGAAACACATCCTGAACCGGTGCCCGCTTGCTCGCTCTGTAGATGGGCGTCTCATTGTCGCAGCGTCTGGGAAGAAGAGAATTCTCTTGCGCTTGTTGCGGGTATGACGCGCTCGCAACGAGACAAGGCGCGCGCAGATGGCGTGAAAACAATGAAGGAGCTTGCGGTTCACGACAGGCGAATCCCAAGACTCGCAAAGGAGACCCAAGCAAGACTGCAGGTCCAGGCGAAGCTCCAGCAGCAACGCCGCGATGGAGGCGAACCGACTTTCGAGCTTCGAGACCCAGTGGTTGGTCGAGGTTTTGATTTGCTTCCAGAACCTGACGAAGGCGATGTTTTCTACGATATTGAAGGCGACCCGTTCTATCCCGGCGGGGGACTTGAATACCTTCATGGGCTTTGGTTTCGCGACAACGACCAGTGGCATTTTCGCGCGTTTTGGGCGCATAATCGCGAGGAGGAAGGCGACGCAGCTCGGCAGTTGGTCGATTTCCTGTCGGAGCGCATGGCGCGATATCCGAACGCACACATCTACCACTACGCTAACTACGAGATTGCCGCTCTGCGTAAGCTGACCTCCGTGCACAGGACGCGCGAAGCGCCGCTTGATCAGTTGCAGCGAGAGCGACGCTTCGTCGATCTGTACCGCATCGTATCGGGTGCGATGGTGGTGTCCGAAGATGGTTATTCCATCAAGGATCTAGAAGCTTTTTACATGGAGAAGCGCGACGCCGAAGTCTCCACCGCCGGTGCCAGCGTGGTCTTTTACGAGCAATGGCGAAACGACCAAGACGACACATTGCTCGAGAAGATCGAAGACTACAACAGAACTGATTGCATCTCGACACAGCTGCTCTTGGACTGGCTTGTGAGCGCGGTGCGACCCGACAGGCCATGGCCCAAACTGGGCGATGCGCCAAGCGACGCCGCCGACCAGAAAGTGGCGGAGCACCAACAGGAAGATGAAGATTTGAAGAGACGCCTCGAGCCACTCGCGCAAAATCTGGGCGAACCGGTGGCGACCCTACTTTTCGATTTGAGCCGCTTTCATGAAAGAGAGGATAAGCCGGCATACTGGGCCATTTTCGACCGACTGTCGCAGGAGAGCGAGGAACTGCGCGATGACCTCGATTGCTTGCAGGGGCTCGAGGCTATCGGCGCCGCTGAGAAAGTGACCGCGCGTTCGGTTGAGCGAACCTATCGCTTTCCAGAACAAGAGACGAAGCTTCGTGAAGGCAAGCGTCCCTGTATCAAGCCGGAAAGCATGCCGGAGGATGTCGGGATAACGGCCTTGGATATGAAGCAGCGCACGGTCACGATCCGGCGCTCATCATCCAAACCACCGCTGCCCGATACGCTGGACCTTATTCCGCCGCGTCCCTTCCAAAATAAGATCCTCCGCAATGCAATCATGGACGTGATCGACCGGTTGATCGCGAATGATCCCGCTCTTTCCGCAGTGCGTACTCTGCTGACCAAATCGCTTCCCGAACTGACAGGCCGCGCCGAAGGCTCGCAGATCATAGCGCCAGACAACGAGGTGGTCGAAAGTTCAAGTCAGGCAATCCAGGCAATGAACGACACGACCATCGCGATCCAAGGGCCTCCTGGTACAGGCAAAACCTATGTTAGTGCGAACGCCATCGTCGATCTCTGCGCCTCCGGCCAACGTGTTGCAGTTTCCTCGAACAGCCACCGCGCTATCGGCAATCTTCTCGTTGCAGTCGCACAACGAGCGCGAGAAAAAGGCAAAAACTTCAACATCGTGCAGAAGGTCTCCTCGCCCCCGGATGGTCCAGATGATCCCATGATAACGGTGGTCACCGACAACAAGGCGGGTGAAATTGGCAATGCGCACATCGTAGGGTCGACCGCTTGGCATTTCGCGCGCTACGACGACATGCCGTTCGATCATTTGATGATCGATGAAGCGGGTCAGGTCTCATTGGCAAATGTACTCGCCATGGCGAGATGCGCGAAGAACATATGCTTGGTTGGCGATCCGATGCAGCTACCGCAACCGCTTCAAGGTGCACATCCCGGTGAAAGCAGTTTGTCCAGCCTAGAGTATTTGATTGGCCAATACCGGGTTGTGCCACAGGAACGTGGGATATTTCTCCCGGTAAGCAGGCGAATGGGATCCGAGATCTGCGATTTCATCTCCACCGCAGTTTATGAGGGGAAGCTGACAAACGATGCTGGCGCGGCAGCACAGAGCTTGCTCTCGACCGATGGAAATGACCTTTCAGGCGCTATCCTCACTAGCGTGGAGCATAGGGGCTGCACTCAAGTAAGCCATGAAGAGATCGCGAGGATCCAAGAAAAGGTTGGGTCGCTGGTCGGCGCGACTTATGTCAATCGCGAAGGAAAAAGCCGAGTGATCGCCCATGAAGATATCCTCGTCGTCGCGCCGTATAACGCCCAGGTAAACCAGCTGCGGGAGCAACTTGATCCGCAGGTCCGAGTGGGCACTGTCGATCTTTTCCAGGGGCAGGAGGGACCGATTTGTCTTGTCTCGATGACGACATCGAGTGGCGCGGAAATTCCTCGCGGGATAGACTTCTTGTTTTCAATCAACAGATTGAACGTAGCTATCTCCCGGGCGCAAGCTCGCGCTGAGGTCATTGCAAACCCTGCATTACTCGACATCAAAGTGGGCTCTGTCGACGAAATGAAGTTGGTCAACACGCTGTGTCTATTGGCAGAGCGTTTTGAGACACGCCCGCTTTAG
- a CDS encoding YafY family protein, whose product MHDKICHACSMSFSKAVDLLRLAMLATRRTGISLEEIVEEFECHYRTAQRWTDALMETFPQAYFEDLDDRKRRWFMPPSVLAPLLTPSPEELAALNLAILNFDQDGQSEQKRTLTNLQQKIQALTPPDSRARLAVDQEILLEAVGYAARPGPRPVADAKIDEAISEALKGPFRLRAIYRRRQAESPRERVLEPYGVLLGTRRYLVARDVKKGRNAPFQHYRIEAFLEAEALPETFIADPNFELTAHAQKGFGSYESADEFGDVVWRFSPAAADHAARFVFHPTQETERESDGSLLVRFRASGHLEMCWFLYAWGQEVQVLQPPALRELVHDFRRDFPALP is encoded by the coding sequence ATGCACGACAAAATCTGTCATGCTTGCTCCATGTCATTTTCAAAAGCCGTTGATCTGCTTCGTCTTGCCATGCTGGCCACTCGCCGAACAGGCATCTCCCTTGAAGAGATAGTCGAGGAATTCGAGTGCCATTACAGGACGGCACAGCGCTGGACCGATGCGCTCATGGAAACATTTCCGCAGGCTTACTTCGAGGATTTGGACGACCGAAAGCGGCGTTGGTTTATGCCGCCAAGCGTTTTGGCACCATTGCTCACTCCCAGTCCTGAAGAATTAGCAGCGCTAAATCTTGCAATTTTGAATTTCGATCAGGATGGGCAATCCGAGCAGAAACGCACCCTTACCAACTTGCAGCAGAAAATTCAGGCCCTCACCCCGCCCGACAGCCGCGCCAGACTCGCTGTAGATCAAGAAATTCTGCTCGAAGCGGTCGGATACGCTGCAAGACCGGGACCGCGCCCTGTTGCCGATGCCAAGATCGATGAAGCGATATCGGAAGCGCTCAAGGGACCATTCCGTCTCCGAGCAATCTATCGAAGAAGACAAGCAGAATCCCCGCGCGAACGCGTTCTCGAGCCCTACGGAGTCCTGTTGGGAACCCGGCGCTATCTTGTGGCAAGGGATGTCAAAAAAGGCCGGAATGCCCCTTTCCAGCACTATCGTATCGAAGCGTTTCTGGAGGCCGAGGCCCTTCCCGAAACGTTCATCGCTGATCCGAATTTCGAACTGACCGCACATGCGCAAAAGGGATTTGGGTCCTATGAAAGTGCGGACGAATTTGGAGATGTCGTCTGGCGCTTCTCACCTGCGGCCGCCGACCATGCGGCACGTTTTGTCTTTCATCCGACCCAAGAAACGGAACGAGAGAGCGATGGCTCTTTGCTCGTCCGATTTCGTGCCTCTGGCCATCTCGAAATGTGCTGGTTTCTCTATGCTTGGGGGCAAGAAGTGCAGGTACTGCAACCGCCTGCTCTTAGGGAACTCGTGCATGACTTTCGTCGTGATTTTCCCGCGCTCCCTTAG
- a CDS encoding AAA family ATPase: MKLRSLELENFRKFRKPIRLDGFADGLNIIIEPNEMGKSTLLEALRAAFFIRHSAKSELVRSYCPFGDDVAPRVGVAFDIGDQHWQLEKQFLKSPHIRLTGNGSRIESDAAEERLQALLGFERGNNRGSDLDTRGVLGLLWVEQATALSAESPGRVARDEIRAALEGEVGAILGGKKFDRICERIEESYGALRTLRAGKPTGKMAEAEAKLAAARIDVAEAQERVSEYQDSLAELESAQTRKRLIERDLADPEQAERRAKLSDELKLAENAQLRLSTAEARHAEAEATVQATQAELNRLDDATQRLQAAEQALADARAAVEDHQTEFETVAADEQERREAAAQARTARAKAEQELQQARRAMVEHNRQVAIARAREHLAEILKLEAALAEKRPLAEGLIADERLQKLAALDRAVAEARAVQAAGAITLDIDLVGSASVQIDGVDVVSGRREVAKPIEVLVPDIARIGISPPAGARSAEAQLRSAEEAFSTELGELGVASYAAAVTRDQTARTAKQDIAALERQIEMSCPGDPVLELKAGVGPLKALIASLPAAADAGAVPADLSELETAFDGMREAEEIAAAVLDEAQKALRAAEIAHTKLEANHVAATHNAATARTLVDEQADQERSAIDQRFQTAREELGRRAAQLSEAQATVANLDIDRIRRAISNIDVAQRQASEERVQLVARIASLESLVAREGPKGPPGILAEAVEAEAVAEAEVARWTREADVLALLRDALREAAEDTSRTFLGPVTRRAARYVNRILPECDLTFDETMGLTAIHRNGVEEPCVDLSRGTQEQLAVLTRLAFADLLLETGAPVSLILDDPFVYSDDERLEVMTDILLEASERMQVILLTCRAKAFRHVVGNRIMLDQR; the protein is encoded by the coding sequence ATGAAACTCCGTTCGCTCGAGTTGGAGAACTTTCGCAAATTTCGAAAGCCGATCCGGCTGGACGGCTTCGCCGACGGGCTCAACATCATCATCGAACCGAACGAGATGGGCAAATCGACCCTGCTCGAGGCTCTGCGGGCCGCCTTCTTCATCCGTCACTCCGCGAAAAGCGAACTGGTTCGATCCTATTGCCCATTCGGCGACGACGTGGCTCCCAGAGTGGGCGTGGCGTTCGATATCGGCGATCAGCACTGGCAGCTCGAAAAGCAATTTCTCAAATCGCCGCACATCCGGCTGACCGGCAACGGGAGCCGGATCGAGAGCGACGCGGCCGAAGAGCGCCTGCAAGCACTGCTCGGATTCGAACGGGGCAATAACCGTGGCAGCGACCTGGACACGCGCGGCGTGCTCGGCCTCTTGTGGGTCGAACAGGCCACGGCCCTGTCGGCCGAATCGCCGGGCCGGGTCGCACGCGACGAGATCCGCGCGGCGCTCGAAGGCGAGGTTGGGGCGATCCTCGGGGGCAAGAAATTCGACCGTATTTGCGAGCGGATCGAGGAATCCTATGGCGCATTGCGCACACTGCGCGCCGGAAAGCCCACCGGCAAAATGGCGGAAGCCGAAGCCAAGCTGGCCGCGGCGCGGATCGACGTGGCCGAAGCGCAGGAAAGGGTGTCTGAATACCAGGACTCGCTGGCGGAGTTGGAGAGCGCGCAAACGAGAAAGCGCTTGATTGAACGCGACCTCGCGGATCCCGAACAGGCTGAACGGCGTGCGAAATTGTCCGACGAGCTCAAACTGGCCGAGAACGCGCAATTGCGCCTTTCAACCGCGGAAGCCCGGCACGCGGAAGCCGAAGCGACGGTGCAAGCGACCCAAGCCGAACTCAACCGGCTCGATGACGCGACACAGCGGCTGCAGGCCGCAGAGCAGGCGCTCGCGGACGCACGCGCGGCCGTAGAGGATCATCAGACCGAATTCGAAACCGTCGCGGCGGACGAGCAGGAAAGGCGCGAGGCCGCCGCCCAAGCGCGCACTGCGCGGGCGAAGGCGGAGCAGGAGCTCCAGCAGGCGCGTCGGGCAATGGTGGAACACAACCGCCAAGTCGCCATCGCGCGCGCGCGCGAGCACCTTGCCGAGATTCTCAAGCTTGAAGCTGCGCTCGCCGAAAAGCGACCGCTCGCAGAAGGCCTGATTGCAGATGAGCGACTACAGAAGCTGGCTGCACTCGACAGAGCCGTCGCCGAAGCGCGCGCGGTCCAGGCCGCGGGCGCGATAACCCTCGATATCGATCTCGTCGGCTCCGCCTCTGTGCAGATCGACGGCGTGGATGTCGTCTCGGGCCGGCGCGAAGTAGCCAAACCGATCGAGGTTCTCGTTCCCGACATCGCGCGGATCGGCATCTCCCCGCCGGCGGGAGCGAGATCGGCGGAAGCGCAGCTTCGCTCAGCCGAGGAGGCGTTTTCGACTGAACTCGGCGAACTTGGCGTCGCCAGCTATGCAGCTGCCGTGACGCGCGATCAAACTGCGCGGACCGCCAAGCAGGACATTGCTGCTCTCGAGCGCCAAATCGAGATGAGTTGTCCGGGCGACCCGGTGCTCGAACTCAAGGCGGGTGTCGGGCCGCTTAAGGCCTTGATAGCAAGCCTGCCGGCCGCTGCCGACGCTGGCGCGGTGCCGGCCGACCTGTCAGAGTTGGAGACAGCGTTCGATGGCATGCGCGAAGCCGAGGAGATCGCTGCGGCCGTCCTCGACGAAGCCCAGAAGGCGCTTCGAGCCGCCGAGATTGCACACACCAAGCTCGAGGCGAACCACGTCGCAGCAACACACAATGCGGCGACAGCCCGAACTCTCGTCGATGAGCAAGCGGACCAGGAACGCAGCGCGATCGACCAACGGTTTCAAACGGCGCGCGAAGAACTCGGTCGGCGCGCGGCGCAGCTTTCGGAGGCGCAGGCTACTGTTGCCAACCTCGATATCGATCGGATCCGGCGAGCGATCTCGAACATCGACGTGGCCCAGCGCCAAGCGAGCGAAGAGCGGGTTCAGCTCGTGGCCCGCATCGCTTCCTTGGAGTCCCTGGTCGCGCGGGAAGGTCCGAAAGGCCCGCCCGGCATTCTTGCGGAAGCGGTCGAAGCCGAGGCCGTGGCGGAAGCGGAAGTGGCACGATGGACGCGCGAGGCGGATGTACTGGCCCTGTTGAGGGACGCTCTGCGTGAAGCGGCGGAGGATACCTCGCGCACTTTTTTGGGGCCGGTGACACGGCGGGCGGCGCGCTATGTGAACCGCATACTGCCCGAGTGCGATCTCACGTTTGACGAAACGATGGGATTGACCGCGATTCACCGAAATGGAGTGGAGGAACCCTGCGTCGATCTGAGCCGCGGAACTCAGGAGCAGCTGGCGGTTCTCACGCGCTTGGCCTTTGCGGACCTGTTGCTCGAGACAGGCGCCCCGGTTTCGCTAATCCTCGACGATCCGTTCGTCTATTCTGACGACGAACGCTTGGAAGTTATGACCGACATTCTGCTTGAAGCTTCGGAACGAATGCAAGTCATCTTGCTCACTTGCCGTGCGAAGGCTTTTCGGCATGTGGTCGGAAACCGAATAATGCTAGATCAGCGATAG
- a CDS encoding DNA repair exonuclease has product MHSADWQLGKPFGRFPDDVRVALMEARLDVIDRIASVADDHEARHVLVAGDVFDNIDPGDRVLVQALSRMERAKVHWWLMPGNHDHVRSGGLWGRVRAKASANVHVLDTFEPVELEDGAWLLPAPLDHRRTRDDPTSYLADMATPAGAVRIGLAHGSITEFGGSSEATNIIPPDRAQTAQLDYLALGDWHSHLQVNDRTAYSGTPETDRFRGDDEPGSVIVAEISQGVAPRLERVSTGRFRWLSQTWPLENHAEFVRRVIAFKQEADLSKTLLRLTLTGAVSLSDRVQMQATLTDDLAHALRWLDADSEQLLVRPTQDDLANIDVQGTLAKAAASLQAQVDAGGEGAALASNALERLYVEALRLADEQPA; this is encoded by the coding sequence GTGCACAGCGCCGACTGGCAATTGGGAAAGCCCTTCGGTCGTTTTCCCGATGACGTTCGCGTTGCCTTGATGGAGGCGCGGCTCGACGTCATCGATAGGATCGCCTCAGTTGCCGATGACCATGAAGCGCGCCACGTGCTCGTCGCAGGCGATGTCTTCGACAATATCGACCCAGGCGATCGCGTGCTGGTGCAGGCCCTTTCCCGCATGGAGCGGGCGAAGGTGCACTGGTGGCTCATGCCGGGCAATCACGACCATGTTCGTTCAGGTGGATTGTGGGGGCGTGTGCGTGCGAAAGCTTCGGCCAATGTCCACGTGCTCGATACGTTCGAGCCGGTCGAACTGGAGGACGGTGCCTGGCTGCTGCCTGCCCCGCTCGATCATCGCCGCACACGCGATGATCCGACGAGCTATTTGGCCGATATGGCGACGCCTGCCGGGGCGGTCCGGATCGGGTTGGCGCACGGCTCGATCACCGAGTTCGGCGGCAGCAGCGAAGCGACCAACATTATCCCGCCGGACCGCGCGCAGACCGCCCAACTCGACTATCTGGCGCTCGGCGATTGGCACAGTCATCTGCAGGTCAACGATAGGACCGCTTACAGCGGTACGCCAGAAACCGATCGCTTCCGCGGCGACGACGAGCCGGGCAGCGTTATCGTGGCCGAGATATCCCAGGGCGTGGCACCGCGTCTCGAGCGTGTATCGACCGGCCGGTTCCGCTGGCTGAGCCAAACCTGGCCGCTCGAAAATCACGCGGAGTTCGTGCGTCGTGTGATTGCCTTCAAACAGGAAGCTGATCTCTCCAAAACCTTGCTTCGGCTTACCCTGACCGGCGCCGTCTCGCTGTCCGATCGGGTCCAGATGCAAGCCACGCTGACCGACGATCTCGCCCACGCTCTGCGGTGGCTGGACGCCGACAGCGAGCAGCTCCTGGTTCGGCCGACACAGGATGACCTTGCCAATATCGACGTGCAGGGAACGCTGGCAAAGGCCGCCGCGAGCCTGCAAGCACAGGTGGACGCCGGCGGGGAGGGCGCGGCACTTGCGAGCAACGCTCTCGAGCGACTCTACGTAGAAGCGCTCCGGCTGGCGGACGAGCAACCGGCATGA
- a CDS encoding KTSC domain-containing protein produces the protein MQRQPVSSSNLASIGYDEATQTLEVEFLNNSVYQYFNVPPNIHDELMAAPSHGVYLNANVKNHYAYERL, from the coding sequence ATGCAACGCCAACCGGTCAGTTCGAGCAACTTAGCGTCCATCGGCTACGATGAAGCGACGCAAACCCTGGAGGTCGAGTTCCTCAACAACAGCGTCTACCAATACTTCAACGTGCCGCCGAATATACACGACGAACTCATGGCGGCGCCGTCCCACGGCGTCTATCTGAATGCCAATGTCAAGAACCACTACGCCTACGAGCGGCTCTGA